The genomic interval TGAGGTCGGTCAGTTCCACCGTCGTCCTGCTCGGTGTGATCTGGACCTTCAACCAATTCGCCGTGATCTTCCTGCTGTTCGGCAACACCGCGCCCGACGCCCAGATCCTGGTCACCTGGTCGTACTTCCTCGGCTTCGGCCAACAGCCGCGCGAATTCGCCCAGTCGGCCGCCTACGGCATCCTGCTGCTGGCCATCCTGATCGTCTTCACCTCCTTCTACCGCCGCTGGCTGAACCGCAATGACCAACAGCTCGCGATCTGAGGCAGGAGTCCCCATGAGCACCACGACACCCGAACGGACCCGCCGCCGGGGCGAGTTGAGCCGCGCCGGCACTCTCGGCTCGCACGGCATCCTGATCGTCGCGAGCCTGATCGCGCTGTTCCCGATCGCCTGGCTGGTCTTCCTCTCCCTCGGCCCGGACTCGGACGACTATCTCCACCCGGCCGGCATCTGGAAGAAGATGACGTTCGACAACTACTCGTTCGTCCTCCAACACACCGGATTCTTCGACTGGTTGAAGAGCTCGCTGATCGTCTCGCTCGGCACCACGGTCATCGGCGTGACCATCGCCGCGAGCACCGGCTACGCGGTTTCGCGCATGCGCTTCCCCGGCTACCGGAAGTTCATGTGGGTGCTGCTGGTCACCCAGATGTTCCCGATAGCGGTACTCATCGTGCCGATGTACCAGATTCTGGCCGACCTACAGCTCATCGACAGCTACCTTGGTCTCATCCTCGTCTACTGCTCGACCGCCGTGCCCTACTGCGCCTGGCTGCTCAAGGGCTACTTCGACACGATCCCGTTCGAGATCGACGAGGCCGGACGCGTCGACGGGCTGAACCCCTTCGGCACGTTCCTGCGACTGATCCTGCCGCTCGCCAAGCCGGGCCTGGCGGTCGCCGCGTTCTACAGCTTCCTCACGGCCTTCGGCGAGGTCGCGTTCGCCTCGACGTTCATGCTGTCCGACACGAAGTACACGTTCGCGGTCGGGTTGCAGACGTTCGTGAGCGAGCACGACGCGCAACGCAACCTGATGGCTGCGACGGCGGTGTTGATCGCGATACCGGTCGCCGCGTTCTTCTACCTAGTGCAGAAGAACCTGGTCACCGGGCTTACCGCGGGTGGCACGAAGGGCTAGAAAATCCGGTTTCGTTGTTGTCCGCGGGTGCGTGGGGGCTGGTCGCGCAGTTCCCCGCGCCCCTTTTGGGGGGCACTGCCCCCCAAGCCCCCCTGATACCCGGGGCGGCCGTGGTGGTCATCCGACCCCGCTATCACCGCGGTCGCCTCGTCACCAACTCCCCATGACCGAAAACCAGTTACGCATCAAGGACGCCATGAGCCAGCAGCAGTCCGCCGCACCGGCCCCCGCCACCGTCACCATCAACCGTCACCGCGACTGGTGGCGGGACGCGGTGATCTACCAGGTCTACCCCCGCAGCTTCGCCGACAGCAACGGCGACGGCATGGGCGACCTGGAGGGCGTCCGCGCCCGGCTTCCGTATCTGCGGGACCTCGGGATCGACGCCGTCTGGCTCAGCCCGTTCTACGCCTCCCCGCAGGCGGACGCCGGCTACGACGTCGCCGACTACCGTGCCGTGGACCCGATGTTCGGGAACCTGCTCGACGCCGACGCGCTGATCCGGGACGCCCACGGGCTCGGCCTGCGCATCATCGTCGACCTCGTCCCGAACCACTCCTCGGACCAACACGAGTGGTTCAAGCGGGCGTTGAGGGAAGGCCCCGGTTCGCCGCTGCGGGAGCGCTACCACTTCCGCCCCGGCAAGGGCGAGCACGGCGAACTCCCGCCCAACGACTGGGAGTCCATCTTCGGCGGCCCGGCCTGGACCCGGGTCACCGAACCCGACGGCTCGGCGGGGGAGTGGTACCTGCACCTCTTCGCCCCCGAGCAGCCCGACTTCAACTGGGAACACCCGGCGGTGGGCGACGAGTTCCGCTCGATCCTCCGCTTCTGGCTGGACATCGGAGTCGACGGCTTCCGCATCGACGTGGCCCACGGTCTCGTGAAGGCGGAGGGGCTGCCCGACCTCGGCTCGCACGAGCAACTCAAGCTGCTGGGCAACGATGTCATGCCGTTCTTCGACCAGGACGGCGTGCACGACGTCTACCGCCAGTGGCGCACGGTCCTCGACGAGTACGCGGGAAATATGTTGGGGCCCGAAGGGCCTTCCTTGGAAGGGCGGGGGCGGGAGACGGGCGGGCGCATCTTCGTGGCCGAGGCGTGGACCCCGACCGTCGAGCGGACGGCGAACTACGTCCGCCCGGACGAACTCCACCAGGCCTTCAACTTCCAGTACCTGTCGACGGATTGGGACGCGGCGGAACTCCGTACGGTCATCGACCGCACCCTGGAGGCCATGCGCCCGGTAGGCGCCCCCGCCACCTGGGTCCTCTCCAACCACGACGTCACCCGGCACGCCACCCGCTTCGCCAACCCGCCCGGCCTCGGCACCCAGATCCGCCTGGCGGGCGACCGGGAACTGGGCCTGCGCCGAGCCCGCGCGGCATCGCTCCTGATGCTGGCGCTGCCCGGCTCGGCGTACGTCTACCAGGGCGAGGAACTCGGCCTGCCCGACGTCGTCGACCTCCCGGACGAAGTCCGCCAGGACCCCGCGTACTTCAGGGGCGCGGGCCAGGACGGCTTCCGGGACGGGTGCCGGGTGCCGATCCCGTGGACGCGTGACGGATCGTCGTACGGCTTCGGAGACGGCGGGAGTTGGCTTCCGCAGCCGGACGGCTGGGGCGAGTTGAGCATCGAGGCGCAGACCGGGACGGCCGGTTCGACGCTGGAGCTGTACCGGGCCGCGCTCGCCGCCCGCCGCACCCAGCCCGACCTCGGCGCGGGTGACTCGGTGGACTGGCTGCGGGCGCCCGAGGGTGTACTCGCCTTCCGGCGTGGGGAGTTCGTGTGTGTCGCGAACACGAGCGGGGAGTCGGTGACGACATCGGCGTACGGTCGTCTCCTGCTGGCGAGCGGTGAGGTGACCGAGGTGGCAGGCGAGGCGAAGCTGCCGGCCGACACGACGGTCTGGTGGACCACCACTCCGTAACCACCACTCTGTAGCCCATAGCTCCGCAACTTCCGCTCCGCCACGGGAAGTTCTTGCAGCAACTTCACACGGCCCGCTGCCCTTTTGGGCGGCGGGCCTCTAACATCTGGGCGACTGCAAGGTTTCCACGGTGTTTCAGCAAGAACTGTCAAGAACCTTCAACGGAGAAGGAACCCCGCATGGTCAACAGCAGATCACTTGCAGGAGCTTGCGCCCTCGCCGCCGCGACGGCCCTCCTGGTGCCCGGCACCGCACACGCCTCCCCGCCCGGCACCAAGGACGTCACCGCCGTCCTCTTCGAGTGGAACTTCGCCTCGGTCGCCAAGGAGTGCACCAACACCCTCGGCCCCGCCGGTTACGGCTACGTCCAGGTATCCCCGCCCGCCGAGCACATACAGGGCTCGCAGTGGTGGACGTCGTACCAGCCGGTGAGTTACAAGATCGCGGGCCGGCTCGGCGACGCCACGGCCTTCCAGAACATGATCAACACGTGTCACGCGGCGGGCGTGAAGGTCGTCGTCGACACGGTCATCAACCACATGTCGGCGGGCAGCGGCACCGGCACCGGCGGTTCGTCGTACACGAAGTACAACTACCCC from Streptomyces sp. NBC_01288 carries:
- a CDS encoding sugar ABC transporter permease yields the protein MSTTTPERTRRRGELSRAGTLGSHGILIVASLIALFPIAWLVFLSLGPDSDDYLHPAGIWKKMTFDNYSFVLQHTGFFDWLKSSLIVSLGTTVIGVTIAASTGYAVSRMRFPGYRKFMWVLLVTQMFPIAVLIVPMYQILADLQLIDSYLGLILVYCSTAVPYCAWLLKGYFDTIPFEIDEAGRVDGLNPFGTFLRLILPLAKPGLAVAAFYSFLTAFGEVAFASTFMLSDTKYTFAVGLQTFVSEHDAQRNLMAATAVLIAIPVAAFFYLVQKNLVTGLTAGGTKG
- a CDS encoding glycoside hydrolase family 13 protein, which translates into the protein MSQQQSAAPAPATVTINRHRDWWRDAVIYQVYPRSFADSNGDGMGDLEGVRARLPYLRDLGIDAVWLSPFYASPQADAGYDVADYRAVDPMFGNLLDADALIRDAHGLGLRIIVDLVPNHSSDQHEWFKRALREGPGSPLRERYHFRPGKGEHGELPPNDWESIFGGPAWTRVTEPDGSAGEWYLHLFAPEQPDFNWEHPAVGDEFRSILRFWLDIGVDGFRIDVAHGLVKAEGLPDLGSHEQLKLLGNDVMPFFDQDGVHDVYRQWRTVLDEYAGNMLGPEGPSLEGRGRETGGRIFVAEAWTPTVERTANYVRPDELHQAFNFQYLSTDWDAAELRTVIDRTLEAMRPVGAPATWVLSNHDVTRHATRFANPPGLGTQIRLAGDRELGLRRARAASLLMLALPGSAYVYQGEELGLPDVVDLPDEVRQDPAYFRGAGQDGFRDGCRVPIPWTRDGSSYGFGDGGSWLPQPDGWGELSIEAQTGTAGSTLELYRAALAARRTQPDLGAGDSVDWLRAPEGVLAFRRGEFVCVANTSGESVTTSAYGRLLLASGEVTEVAGEAKLPADTTVWWTTTP